In Oryza sativa Japonica Group chromosome 11, ASM3414082v1, the following are encoded in one genomic region:
- the LOC136354225 gene encoding uncharacterized protein, whose translation MSTSGTPSSALAMEFPEKKKLAAKKKPAPPPLPIRSPTPIQHESSEHTPSAKGSHHVEDQLAPAIPALADMFSFDIRQFMDEQEETSSKAQAPLADDLKTILKDIAHRLESSLDALVVDYGPIRARFGEIQDQIPDITAEAISPVVFLEQYRFKLERERQRIADRRERKELEATIQVNRQSINEEKAKLDGMISGPSSIQVNIDRLKNRKIELLAEFEACNAELALEEHILADLPKAIEEHKSKLKSPIKHLADMSKSMKIIPGNYAADAQAIEEI comes from the exons ATGTCGACTTCCGGCACTCCTTCAAGCGCTTTGGCGATGGAGTTCCCTGAG AAGAAGAAATTGGCTGCCAAAAAGAAACCAGCACCACCTCCATTG CCAATTCGTTCTCCAACTCCCATCCAACATGAATCGAGCGAACACACACCATCGGCTAAAGGTAGCCACCATGTCGAAGACCAGCTAGCTCCTGCCATCCCT GCCTTAGCCGATATGTTTTCCTTTGATATAAGGCAATTTATGGATGAACAAGAGGAAACCTCCAGCAAAGCCCAAGCTCCTCTAGCCGATGACTTGAAAACTATTCTCAAAGATATAGCTCATCGGCTCGAAAGCTCTCTAGATGCATTGGTTGTCGACTATGGTCCAATAAGAGCTAGATTTGGAGAAATCCAAGATCAGATTCCAGATATCACAGCCGAAGCCATCTCTCCAGTAGTTTTTCTTGAGCAATATCGGTTCAAACTGGAGAGAGAAAGACAAAGGATAGCCGATCGGCGAGAGCGAAAAGAACTTGAAGCCACCATCCAAGTCAATCGGCAATCGATTAACGAAGAAAAAGCTAAACTTGATGGAATGATCTCTGGGCCAAGTTCTATCCAGGTCAACATAGATCGGCTAAAGAATCGCAAGATTGAGCTGCTTGCTGAATTCGAGGCTTGCAACGCTGAATTAGCTTTAGAGGAACATATACTTGCCGATCTCCCAAAAGCCATCGAAGAACATAAGTCCAAGTTAAAATCCCCCATCAAGCATCTAGCCGACATGAGCAAGTCTATGAAGATAATCCCTGGAAATTATGCAGCCGATGCCCAAGCCATTGAAGAAATATaa